A DNA window from Microcystis aeruginosa NIES-843 contains the following coding sequences:
- the dnaB gene encoding replicative DNA helicase → MISDQSLPPQNIEAEESILGGILLDPKALGRISDFLIPEAFYVKTHQDIYRAALALQGKGKPTDLMTVSSWLQDNYLLEEIGGMPRLLQLIERTVSAANIDRYAELVMDKYMRRQLISTGGEIIELARDTTLELENVFDESEQKIFRLTQKRPQEGLIFLGDTLIETFNEIEKMQETTTLPGIETQFYDLDAMTSGLQPSDLVIIAGRPSMGKTSFALNIAYNIAQQNLPVAVFSLEMSKEQLAQRLLSNEAKIESNRIRSGRLGQNDLEKVLGGLEKLLNLPIYIDDSANLSVIQMRSQVRRLQAEKKGQMGLVLIDYLQLMEGGGDNRVQELSKITRSLKGLAREIHAPVIALSQLSRAVESRNNKRPMMSDLRESGCLAGDSLVELAAPRAKVPICQLVNCSNFTVFALNEETMKLEKALVTKVFSTGFKPVFRLTTRLGRTIRATANHKFLTVHGWQRLDELNIGNYIALPRSLSNSDLRFNWDEVMAIQADGETEVYDLTVDKLHNFIANNIIVHNSIEQDADLIMMLYRDEYYNPDSPDRGVAEVIITKHRNGPTGTIKLLFQPEFTKFLNLKQSRSNY, encoded by the coding sequence ATGATTAGCGATCAGTCCCTCCCCCCCCAAAATATTGAAGCGGAAGAATCTATCTTAGGTGGTATTTTACTAGATCCAAAAGCGTTAGGTAGAATCAGTGATTTTTTAATTCCAGAAGCTTTCTATGTGAAAACCCATCAAGATATTTATCGTGCGGCGCTTGCTTTACAAGGGAAGGGAAAACCGACGGATTTAATGACGGTTAGCAGCTGGTTACAGGATAACTATCTGCTGGAAGAAATCGGGGGAATGCCGCGATTGTTACAATTAATTGAGCGCACTGTCTCGGCTGCCAACATCGATCGCTATGCTGAATTAGTGATGGATAAATATATGCGTCGTCAGTTAATTTCCACCGGGGGAGAAATTATTGAGTTAGCCAGGGATACGACGCTAGAATTAGAAAATGTTTTCGATGAATCGGAACAAAAGATTTTTCGTCTCACCCAAAAACGACCCCAGGAGGGTTTAATTTTTCTGGGGGATACTTTAATTGAAACTTTTAACGAAATTGAGAAAATGCAGGAGACGACCACTCTACCTGGTATCGAAACTCAATTTTATGATCTCGATGCGATGACCAGTGGTTTACAACCCTCGGATTTAGTTATTATCGCGGGTAGGCCTTCCATGGGAAAAACTTCTTTTGCTCTTAATATTGCCTATAATATCGCTCAACAGAATTTACCTGTGGCTGTCTTTAGTTTGGAGATGTCCAAGGAACAATTAGCCCAACGTTTGTTATCAAATGAGGCTAAAATCGAAAGTAATCGGATTCGCTCGGGCCGTTTGGGACAAAATGATTTAGAGAAGGTTCTTGGGGGACTAGAAAAGTTATTAAATTTGCCCATATATATCGATGATAGTGCCAATTTAAGTGTAATTCAAATGCGTTCCCAAGTGCGGCGTTTACAGGCAGAAAAAAAGGGGCAAATGGGATTAGTTTTAATCGATTATCTGCAATTAATGGAAGGGGGAGGTGATAATCGTGTTCAGGAACTTTCTAAAATTACCCGCAGTCTTAAGGGTTTAGCGAGAGAAATTCATGCTCCGGTAATTGCTCTTTCTCAGTTAAGTCGCGCCGTGGAATCTCGCAATAATAAAAGACCGATGATGTCCGATTTACGCGAGTCGGGATGTTTAGCGGGTGATAGTTTAGTTGAGTTAGCCGCTCCTCGTGCTAAAGTGCCAATTTGTCAGTTAGTGAATTGCTCTAATTTTACGGTTTTTGCTCTTAATGAGGAAACAATGAAATTAGAAAAAGCACTGGTAACTAAGGTCTTTTCCACAGGATTTAAGCCAGTTTTTCGATTAACAACTCGTTTAGGTCGCACGATTAGAGCTACAGCCAATCATAAATTTTTGACTGTCCACGGTTGGCAAAGATTAGATGAATTAAATATCGGTAATTATATCGCTTTACCTCGCTCTCTGAGTAATTCAGACCTAAGGTTTAATTGGGATGAAGTTATGGCAATTCAAGCGGATGGAGAGACAGAAGTGTATGATTTAACAGTAGATAAATTGCATAATTTTATTGCCAATAATATCATCGTCCATAATAGTATCGAACAGGATGCGGATTTAATTATGATGTTATACCGAGATGAATATTATAACCCCGATAGTCCCGATCGAGGTGTGGCCGAAGTAATTATTACTAAACACCGTAACGGTCCCACCGGCACAATTAAGCTACTTTTTCAACCAGAATTTACCAAGTTTCTTAATCTTAAACAAAGTCGCTCTAATTATTAA
- the cobM gene encoding precorrin-4 C(11)-methyltransferase, which translates to MTLIDSSALSPAVYFIGAGPGDPELLTVKAYKILQKADVILFANSLVPKQILEDTRQDAELIPTSSITLEEIIPLMIDRVRRGLAVVRLQSGDLSLYSAIQEQIHLLTAADIPFQLIPGISAFQGLAAKLALELTIPELVQTIILTRVEGKASPMPESEELASLAAHKASLCLYLAARHVDKAQEKLLKYYQPEQQVAVCFRLGWPDEKIWVVPLSEMAQLTHRENLTRTTLYLISPALNQITGTRSQLYHPQHSHLFRPHP; encoded by the coding sequence ATGACTTTAATTGACTCCTCGGCGCTCTCCCCGGCCGTCTATTTTATTGGTGCGGGACCCGGAGATCCGGAATTATTGACGGTAAAAGCCTATAAAATTCTCCAAAAAGCCGATGTTATCCTCTTTGCTAATTCCCTCGTCCCTAAACAGATTCTTGAGGATACTCGTCAAGATGCCGAGTTAATTCCCACCAGTAGCATCACCCTAGAGGAAATTATCCCTTTAATGATCGATCGCGTGCGTCGGGGTTTAGCGGTGGTGCGACTGCAATCGGGGGATTTAAGTCTCTATAGTGCCATCCAAGAACAAATTCATCTTTTGACAGCAGCAGATATCCCCTTTCAGCTAATCCCCGGAATTAGTGCCTTTCAAGGATTAGCGGCCAAATTGGCCCTAGAATTAACGATTCCGGAATTAGTCCAGACAATTATTCTAACCCGGGTGGAAGGAAAAGCCTCTCCCATGCCAGAAAGTGAAGAATTAGCCTCTTTAGCCGCCCATAAAGCCAGTTTATGCCTATATTTAGCCGCCCGTCACGTTGACAAAGCCCAGGAAAAACTCCTAAAATACTACCAGCCAGAGCAACAGGTGGCCGTTTGTTTCCGTCTCGGTTGGCCTGACGAAAAAATCTGGGTTGTCCCCCTGTCAGAGATGGCCCAATTAACCCATCGGGAAAATTTAACTAGAACTACCCTTTATCTAATTAGTCCCGCTTTAAACCAGATTACAGGAACTCGATCGCAACTTTATCACCCGCAACATTCCCATCTTTTCCGTCCTCATCCTTAG
- a CDS encoding TspO/MBR family protein translates to MIPSWLLIGVVGFLVALAGGLLNSRDVRWFARLRRPDWLTFERLIPLIWTIIYICGAISAYLVWEAQPANRWFLMAFYLLVELTITAYTPVTCKLRSLKAGTIIGGTGFFLGCLLALLVFPVSSWAGILLLPYLIWSPIGTYVTWEMIHLNPRDV, encoded by the coding sequence ATGATTCCCTCTTGGTTGCTTATCGGTGTCGTCGGATTTTTGGTAGCGTTAGCTGGGGGATTACTCAATTCTCGCGATGTACGTTGGTTTGCGCGATTGCGTCGTCCCGATTGGTTAACCTTTGAAAGATTAATCCCTCTTATCTGGACAATTATCTATATTTGTGGGGCAATTTCTGCTTATTTAGTCTGGGAAGCTCAACCGGCTAATCGCTGGTTTTTGATGGCTTTTTATCTGTTGGTGGAATTGACTATTACTGCCTATACTCCCGTCACCTGTAAACTACGCAGTCTCAAAGCGGGAACGATTATCGGAGGTACGGGTTTTTTCTTGGGTTGTCTTCTGGCGCTATTGGTTTTCCCTGTTTCTTCTTGGGCGGGCATCCTACTCCTACCCTACCTGATTTGGAGTCCGATCGGTACCTATGTGACTTGGGAAATGATCCATCTCAATCCTCGGGATGTATAG
- a CDS encoding translation initiation factor translates to MSKSKEKNRIAYQEFGDQSNSPAFERSIPELPPNQQNLRVQTSRSGRAGKTVTMVTGFQCQTETLTKLLKQLKTACGTGGTVKENAIEIQGDHRQKIVQILIESGYKAKISGG, encoded by the coding sequence ATGAGTAAATCAAAAGAAAAAAACCGGATTGCCTATCAGGAATTTGGAGATCAAAGTAATTCTCCAGCTTTTGAGCGTTCCATTCCTGAATTACCCCCAAATCAGCAGAATTTGCGAGTTCAAACCTCCCGCTCCGGTCGTGCGGGAAAAACCGTTACCATGGTTACAGGTTTTCAATGCCAAACCGAAACTCTGACGAAATTATTAAAACAGTTAAAAACTGCTTGCGGAACGGGTGGTACAGTGAAAGAAAATGCCATTGAGATCCAAGGAGATCATCGCCAAAAAATTGTACAAATTCTCATTGAATCGGGTTACAAAGCCAAAATTAGCGGAGGATAG
- a CDS encoding cryptochrome/photolyase family protein, translating into MTIGIWILGDQLWTGQAALANRQAYAQETPVILIESHNHIRQRPYHQQKLVFIWSAMRHFAEELKTLGWSVTYEVAEDFEPILSAWIKRLGIKELQIMMPNDLPFLRLIKNLNLDCPITLIDNNHFLWTRTDFNNWAKSRKRLLLEDFYRESRKKWQILMENNQPIGGQWNFDKQNRKPPKDGLKTAAPLWFEPDEITLQVIADVEALDIPKYGKIKPFRWAVTRRQALQVLEHFITNCLPNFGPYQDAMITGEETLWHSLLSPYLNLGLLTPLEVIQGAEIAYKKDNLALNSIEGFIRQVLGWREYMQGIYHYLGEDYANRNWFEHQQPLPAFFWDSNQTEMNCLKQVLSQVENTGYAHHIQRLMILSNFALIFGCSPQEIENWFHSVFIDAYDWVMQTNVLGMGQFADGGILASKPYAASANYIDKMSDYCRGCLYKKNERVGEFACPFNFLYWDFLARHREKLKSQGRVNMILGHLDRMSAAELNQMRCQSNQLRAISSQEEIG; encoded by the coding sequence ATGACCATTGGTATTTGGATTTTAGGGGATCAATTATGGACAGGACAAGCGGCCTTAGCTAATCGTCAAGCCTATGCACAGGAAACGCCGGTTATTTTAATTGAATCCCACAATCATATTCGACAAAGACCCTATCATCAGCAAAAATTAGTTTTCATCTGGTCGGCGATGCGTCATTTTGCCGAAGAATTAAAAACTTTAGGATGGTCTGTCACCTACGAAGTTGCAGAAGATTTTGAGCCGATTTTATCTGCTTGGATTAAACGATTAGGCATTAAAGAATTACAGATTATGATGCCTAATGATTTACCTTTTCTTAGATTAATCAAAAATCTTAATTTAGACTGTCCTATAACCCTAATTGATAATAATCACTTTCTCTGGACTAGGACAGATTTTAATAATTGGGCTAAATCTCGTAAAAGACTATTACTAGAGGATTTCTATCGAGAAAGTCGCAAAAAATGGCAGATTTTAATGGAGAATAATCAACCCATAGGAGGACAATGGAACTTTGATAAACAAAACCGCAAACCGCCCAAGGATGGATTAAAAACTGCTGCTCCTCTTTGGTTTGAACCCGATGAAATTACCCTTCAGGTTATCGCTGATGTGGAAGCTTTAGATATTCCTAAATATGGAAAAATCAAACCTTTTCGCTGGGCAGTAACCCGCAGACAAGCTTTACAGGTTTTGGAGCATTTTATTACTAATTGTCTGCCCAACTTTGGACCCTACCAAGATGCGATGATAACGGGAGAAGAAACCCTCTGGCATTCCCTATTATCTCCCTATCTTAATCTAGGATTACTAACGCCGTTGGAAGTGATTCAGGGGGCAGAAATTGCCTATAAAAAAGATAATTTAGCCCTAAATAGCATCGAAGGATTTATCCGTCAGGTGTTGGGATGGCGGGAATATATGCAGGGAATTTATCATTATTTGGGAGAAGATTACGCTAATCGTAATTGGTTTGAGCATCAACAACCCTTACCGGCTTTCTTTTGGGATAGTAATCAAACCGAGATGAATTGCCTCAAACAAGTATTATCACAGGTGGAAAATACTGGTTATGCCCATCATATTCAAAGATTAATGATTTTGAGCAATTTTGCCTTAATTTTTGGTTGCTCTCCCCAAGAGATTGAAAACTGGTTTCATAGTGTTTTTATCGATGCCTACGATTGGGTAATGCAGACTAATGTGTTGGGAATGGGACAATTTGCCGATGGGGGAATTCTCGCTTCCAAACCCTACGCCGCCTCGGCCAACTATATTGATAAAATGAGTGATTATTGTCGGGGTTGTCTGTATAAAAAAAATGAACGAGTCGGGGAGTTTGCCTGTCCTTTTAACTTTCTTTACTGGGATTTTTTGGCACGACATCGAGAAAAATTAAAATCCCAAGGTCGAGTTAATATGATTTTAGGTCATCTCGATCGAATGTCGGCAGCTGAACTTAATCAAATGCGCTGCCAGTCCAACCAATTAAGAGCTATCAGTAGTCAGGAGGAGATAGGGTGA
- a CDS encoding HetZ-related protein 2 → MTTIIDELRQQWQDRLSQTEDSLTDRQRDTIINWLLGEDSQRWENLDERDLEIAKRGLVYLWQILRQRYLKVSPTRGYRNLIDRLGACVTLRQKIRTWVSLSRDRRQAVADVLQEIIQEMLNSDRYLQSQLAWIARCTNDQTTRDRLLLATLEEYALRPIRNQPLLAYRFVNYLRRQSRSGITNVPRQEMIRILSDEISDDEGETSLSLLDQNAIATYEDERTCQEAQILRAKVQESFAKYLEENVSPEAVTWFNLYLGGESQDEIAKEMNIPIQRIYRLREKVGYHAIKVFALKEGTELISEWLEISPKEHNFGLTLSQWQSFYAGLSPRGKSVIDGLKAGKTLEEIAGELNCKRTQVVKEWTQLYLSAQSLRTKT, encoded by the coding sequence ATGACGACAATAATCGACGAGTTAAGGCAACAATGGCAAGATCGCCTCTCTCAAACAGAGGATTCCTTAACCGATCGCCAACGGGATACCATTATCAATTGGTTACTCGGTGAAGATAGCCAACGTTGGGAAAATTTAGATGAGAGAGATTTAGAAATCGCTAAACGGGGATTAGTCTATCTTTGGCAAATTTTACGGCAACGCTATCTCAAAGTTAGTCCCACCCGCGGCTATCGTAACCTGATCGATCGTCTCGGCGCTTGTGTCACTCTCCGGCAAAAAATTCGCACTTGGGTTTCCTTAAGTCGCGATCGTCGGCAAGCGGTGGCCGATGTCTTGCAAGAAATTATTCAAGAGATGTTAAATAGCGATCGCTATCTGCAATCCCAGTTAGCATGGATCGCTCGTTGTACCAACGATCAAACTACTCGCGATCGGCTGCTGTTAGCCACCCTAGAGGAATACGCCCTGCGTCCGATCCGCAATCAACCCCTGTTAGCCTATCGTTTTGTTAATTATCTCCGTCGTCAATCGAGAAGCGGTATTACTAACGTGCCGCGGCAAGAAATGATCCGGATTCTCTCCGATGAAATTAGTGACGATGAGGGGGAAACTAGCTTAAGTTTACTGGATCAAAATGCGATCGCTACCTACGAAGATGAACGCACTTGCCAAGAAGCGCAAATTCTCCGGGCAAAAGTTCAAGAGAGTTTTGCTAAGTATCTAGAGGAAAATGTTAGTCCGGAGGCGGTGACTTGGTTTAACCTCTATCTAGGGGGCGAAAGCCAAGATGAGATCGCCAAAGAGATGAATATTCCCATTCAACGGATTTATCGTCTCCGGGAAAAAGTTGGCTATCATGCGATTAAGGTTTTTGCCCTCAAGGAAGGGACAGAATTAATCAGTGAATGGTTAGAAATCAGCCCGAAAGAGCATAATTTTGGCTTAACTCTCAGTCAATGGCAAAGTTTCTATGCTGGCCTTTCTCCCAGGGGTAAAAGCGTTATCGATGGCTTAAAAGCGGGTAAAACCCTTGAGGAAATCGCCGGCGAATTAAACTGTAAACGCACGCAAGTGGTCAAAGAATGGACGCAACTTTATCTAAGCGCCCAAAGTCTCAGGACAAAAACCTAA
- a CDS encoding type II toxin-antitoxin system HigB family toxin, translating into MHVISRRKLNEFAERYPETKSALKEWYQKMKTGQFQSIAALRTIFPSADKVGKMTVFNIGGNKIRLIAAIHYNRQKIYIREVLTHAEYDKNKWKE; encoded by the coding sequence ATGCACGTTATCAGTCGGAGGAAATTAAATGAATTTGCCGAAAGGTATCCCGAAACCAAATCAGCATTAAAAGAATGGTATCAAAAAATGAAGACAGGACAATTTCAGTCCATAGCAGCATTAAGAACCATTTTCCCCAGTGCTGACAAAGTAGGAAAAATGACTGTCTTTAACATAGGCGGAAATAAGATTAGACTCATAGCGGCGATTCATTACAATCGACAAAAAATTTATATTCGAGAAGTTTTAACTCATGCTGAATACGACAAAAATAAATGGAAGGAGTAA
- a CDS encoding iron-containing alcohol dehydrogenase family protein — MSNAVAVLPLLIAPAQVIRGDNALEESTGKLADLGKRPLVVGGDRNLAFLSSPLKNLTPSYHSYAPDCSENSLAYLKASVKSHEADFIIGVGGGKALDTAKLLAHQCHLPIATIPTSAATCAAWTALSNVYSDAGAFLYDLSLARCPDLLILDYGIIQTAPKRTLIAGIGDAIAKWYEASVSSGHCTETLIIAAVQQARVLRDILFQKSPAALENIGGEDWKQVVDATVLLAGVIGGLGGANCRTVAAHAIHNGLTHIPACHHALHGEKVAYGILAQLRLEEIVLGNQLAVSARGQLIQFYEQIGLPKSLEDLGLRDVSLAQLRHAAAIACQPNSDIHRLPFTVSPEQVMAAMVSTTTADTIGQKVKAN, encoded by the coding sequence ATGTCCAATGCTGTCGCTGTTTTGCCCCTGTTAATCGCCCCCGCACAAGTGATTCGGGGTGACAATGCCCTAGAAGAATCCACCGGCAAATTAGCGGATTTGGGTAAACGTCCCCTGGTGGTGGGCGGCGATCGCAATTTAGCTTTTTTGTCATCTCCCCTGAAAAATCTCACTCCTAGCTATCACAGTTACGCCCCCGATTGTTCGGAAAATTCCTTAGCATATTTAAAGGCATCTGTCAAGAGTCATGAGGCAGATTTTATCATCGGTGTGGGTGGCGGCAAGGCCCTCGATACGGCCAAATTACTCGCCCATCAGTGCCATTTGCCGATCGCCACGATTCCCACCTCCGCGGCCACTTGTGCCGCTTGGACGGCCCTATCTAACGTTTATTCCGATGCGGGGGCGTTTCTTTACGATCTGTCCCTAGCCCGTTGCCCGGATTTATTAATTCTCGATTACGGTATTATCCAAACTGCCCCGAAAAGAACCTTAATCGCCGGTATTGGCGATGCGATCGCTAAATGGTACGAAGCTTCCGTCAGTAGCGGTCATTGCACAGAAACCCTGATCATTGCCGCTGTCCAACAGGCCCGGGTTTTGCGGGATATTCTTTTCCAAAAATCCCCGGCAGCCCTGGAAAATATCGGCGGGGAGGACTGGAAACAGGTGGTAGATGCCACCGTTTTATTAGCCGGAGTAATTGGTGGTTTGGGGGGCGCTAATTGTCGTACCGTGGCCGCCCATGCAATTCATAATGGTTTAACCCATATTCCCGCTTGCCATCATGCCCTGCACGGGGAAAAAGTCGCCTACGGCATCCTCGCCCAATTGCGTCTAGAGGAAATAGTTTTGGGTAATCAATTGGCAGTATCGGCCCGGGGGCAACTAATCCAGTTTTATGAACAAATTGGTTTACCGAAATCCCTAGAGGATTTAGGATTAAGAGATGTTTCCCTGGCCCAGTTGCGCCACGCGGCCGCAATTGCCTGTCAGCCTAATTCGGACATTCATCGTCTGCCTTTTACGGTTTCCCCCGAACAAGTTATGGCGGCCATGGTTTCCACTACCACTGCCGATACGATCGGGCAGAAAGTTAAAGCTAATTAA
- a CDS encoding Ycf51 family protein yields the protein MVYANRFHRISIIENMDIPLNFAKYIQWSGIATLVFLVLTIIAFLVGWGIRFRLVGVTSFMAVLTVGIFGLGLGLFTRTEIPGAVRFSLVYDNGANQAVISLPNTVTPEQVEATLKQAASDLFSSGRAGAGGNNQFIISARTLVHPQPGLSAPLYLGQIKKSFTAPGDNTPELQLFPESFAKISQ from the coding sequence ATGGTTTATGCTAACCGTTTTCATAGAATCAGTATTATAGAAAATATGGACATTCCCCTGAACTTTGCCAAATACATCCAATGGTCTGGTATTGCCACGCTGGTTTTTTTGGTACTCACGATTATCGCTTTTCTCGTCGGTTGGGGAATCCGCTTTCGTCTCGTCGGTGTCACTAGCTTTATGGCCGTGTTGACGGTGGGGATTTTCGGTCTTGGGTTGGGACTGTTTACCCGTACCGAAATTCCGGGAGCGGTGAGATTCTCCCTTGTCTATGATAACGGAGCTAATCAAGCTGTTATCTCCCTGCCCAATACTGTTACTCCCGAGCAAGTGGAAGCAACCCTAAAACAAGCCGCTAGTGACTTGTTTTCCTCCGGTCGCGCCGGTGCTGGCGGTAATAATCAATTTATCATTAGCGCTCGCACTCTGGTTCACCCTCAGCCCGGTTTATCTGCTCCTTTGTACTTAGGACAGATTAAAAAATCCTTCACCGCCCCGGGGGATAATACACCTGAACTACAGCTTTTTCCCGAAAGTTTCGCTAAAATTAGCCAATAA
- a CDS encoding 7-carboxy-7-deazaguanine synthase QueE: MKTVSINHCTYPVVETFHSVQGEGFWTGSNAFFLRLGGCDVYCPWCDQKESWNAHRYPQQSLRELVEMAKGANPAMVVITGGEPLMHNLDPLTKELKNQGLRVHLETSGAHPFTGVFDWVTFSPKTYKMPDPSIYARVNELKIVVAHPEDLDWASMQESKLSEGVIKYLQPEWNTAESKELVFNYVLRHPQWRLSLQTHKFLGVR, encoded by the coding sequence ATGAAAACGGTTAGCATAAACCATTGTACCTATCCTGTTGTCGAAACTTTCCATTCTGTCCAGGGCGAAGGCTTTTGGACGGGAAGCAATGCTTTTTTCCTCCGTTTGGGAGGTTGCGATGTCTATTGCCCTTGGTGCGACCAAAAAGAGTCTTGGAATGCCCACCGTTATCCACAACAATCCCTGCGGGAATTGGTTGAGATGGCAAAAGGGGCTAACCCCGCTATGGTGGTGATTACCGGGGGTGAACCTTTGATGCACAATCTTGATCCTTTGACCAAGGAATTAAAAAATCAGGGTTTACGGGTACATTTAGAAACTTCTGGCGCTCATCCTTTTACCGGGGTTTTCGATTGGGTGACTTTTTCTCCTAAAACTTATAAAATGCCCGATCCTAGTATTTATGCACGGGTAAATGAGTTAAAAATTGTCGTGGCTCATCCAGAGGATTTAGACTGGGCATCTATGCAGGAAAGTAAGTTATCGGAAGGGGTGATTAAATATCTACAACCCGAATGGAATACAGCAGAAAGCAAAGAGTTAGTCTTTAATTATGTTCTTCGGCATCCCCAATGGCGTCTCAGTCTCCAAACCCATAAGTTTTTAGGAGTCCGCTAG
- the queC gene encoding 7-cyano-7-deazaguanine synthase QueC: protein MTKKAIILLSGGLDSATTAAIALAAGYQLIALSFRYGQRHERELAAAKKIANFLNIKEHHLIEVNLSLWGGSALTDQSIAIPQEGINPDIIPITYVPGRNTVFISIALSLAEAREAEAIYLGINAVDYSGYPDCRPEYLDAFQTLANLSSKAGLEGKAPQLIAPLVMDSKVDIVRRAVSLGVPIADTWSCYQGEVEPCGLCDSCRIRDQALIEAGYPELATPLLKNSRGK from the coding sequence ATGACAAAAAAGGCGATTATTTTACTTTCCGGGGGATTAGATTCAGCGACAACAGCAGCGATCGCTCTAGCTGCTGGTTATCAATTAATTGCCCTTTCCTTTCGTTATGGACAAAGACACGAACGTGAATTAGCGGCGGCGAAAAAAATTGCTAATTTCCTCAATATTAAAGAACATCATCTGATCGAAGTCAATCTATCTTTGTGGGGAGGTTCCGCTTTAACGGATCAATCTATAGCTATTCCCCAAGAGGGAATTAACCCAGATATTATCCCGATTACCTATGTGCCGGGGAGAAATACAGTTTTTATTTCGATCGCTCTTTCTTTAGCGGAAGCAAGGGAAGCGGAGGCGATATATTTAGGAATTAATGCGGTGGATTATTCCGGTTATCCCGATTGTCGTCCCGAGTATTTAGATGCCTTTCAAACTTTAGCTAATTTATCATCGAAAGCGGGTTTAGAAGGGAAAGCACCCCAATTAATTGCCCCTTTGGTGATGGATAGTAAGGTAGATATCGTCCGTCGTGCCGTTAGTTTAGGGGTTCCCATTGCTGATACTTGGTCTTGTTATCAAGGAGAAGTTGAACCCTGCGGTTTATGCGATTCCTGTCGCATCAGAGATCAGGCTTTAATTGAGGCCGGTTATCCCGAATTAGCCACTCCCCTGTTGAAAAACAGCCGGGGAAAATAG
- a CDS encoding manganese efflux pump MntP: protein MFTSLELLTTSFVAVGLAADAVAVSLTSGLMIRHIHVNKALKIALFFGGFQAIMPMIGWGIGLTCRDFLASFDHWIAFIILGAIGSKMIYEAVQNDDEEKKFNPLDSYTLIGLAIATSIDALVVGLGLSMIKTPLLLACTVIGSITFALCFIAVFIGHKFGNLFSQKVEILGGLVLILIGSKILIEHLIA from the coding sequence ATGTTTACTTCACTCGAACTTTTAACCACTTCCTTTGTGGCCGTGGGATTAGCCGCCGATGCCGTGGCCGTTTCTCTGACCAGTGGCCTGATGATTCGTCATATTCATGTTAATAAGGCTTTGAAAATTGCTTTGTTTTTTGGCGGATTTCAAGCGATTATGCCGATGATCGGTTGGGGTATTGGTCTAACTTGTCGCGATTTTCTTGCTTCTTTTGACCACTGGATCGCTTTTATTATTTTAGGGGCGATCGGCAGTAAAATGATCTACGAAGCTGTTCAAAATGATGACGAGGAAAAAAAATTTAATCCTCTAGATTCCTATACTTTAATCGGATTAGCGATCGCTACTAGCATCGATGCTTTAGTAGTTGGTTTGGGTCTATCGATGATTAAAACTCCCTTACTTTTAGCTTGCACTGTCATCGGTTCTATTACCTTTGCTCTATGTTTTATAGCTGTTTTTATCGGGCATAAATTCGGTAATTTATTTAGTCAAAAGGTGGAAATTCTCGGCGGTTTAGTTTTAATATTAATCGGCAGTAAAATCCTCATTGAACATTTAATCGCCTAG
- a CDS encoding alpha-ketoglutarate-dependent dioxygenase AlkB, which translates to MSWKKFGGIYETVALVTRTPTAEFPDKIAVAAEKVLEAEYIIGFTPEAIHQVQAIG; encoded by the coding sequence TTGTCCTGGAAAAAATTCGGGGGAATTTATGAAACAGTAGCATTGGTTACTCGGACTCCTACGGCTGAATTTCCCGATAAAATCGCAGTAGCGGCTGAAAAAGTCCTAGAAGCTGAGTATATTATCGGTTTTACCCCAGAAGCGATCCATCAGGTGCAGGCGATCGGTTAG